In the genome of Raphanus sativus cultivar WK10039 chromosome 4, ASM80110v3, whole genome shotgun sequence, one region contains:
- the LOC130510475 gene encoding superoxide dismutase [Fe] 1, chloroplastic-like produces the protein MAASSAVTADYVLKPPPYSLDALEPHMSRQTLEFHWGKHHRAYVDNLKKQVLGSELEGKTLDHIILNTYNNGDLLPAFNNAAQAWNHEFFWESMKPGGGGKPSGELLALLERDFTSYEKFYDDFNAAAATQFGAGWAWLAWDICKSNACKP, from the exons ATGGCTGCTTCAAGTGCTGTAACCGCTGACTACGTCCTCAAGCCACCTCCATACTCTCTg GATGCTCTGGAGCCGCATATGAGCAGACAAACTCTAGAGTTTCACTGGGGAAAGCATCACAGGGCTTACGTGGACAACCTCAAAAAACAGGTTCTTGGATCCGAGCTCGAAGGCAAGACCTTAGACCACATCATCCTCAACACTTACAACAACGGCGACCTCCTCCCTGCCTTCAACAACGCTGCTCAG GCATGGAACCACGAGTTCTTCTGGGAATCAATGAAACCAGGTGGTGGTGGAAAACCATCAGGAGAGCTTCTGGCTCTGCTTGAAAGAGATTTCACTTCTTATGAGAAATTCTATGATGATTTCAATGCTGCTGCTGCCACTCAATTCGGAGCTGGCTGGGCCTGGCTTGCTT GGGACATCTGCAAATCAAATGCTTGCAAGCCATGA